Proteins from a genomic interval of Hornefia porci:
- a CDS encoding LytTR family transcriptional regulator DNA-binding domain-containing protein, with protein MMVDMNVGYLPIVTKACTTRVRISDVMMISRNYRKLEIKAESGDFQYYEKLDNIAGCLGRQFYRCSDGIIINFEKVECMKQQSITFSNGCRVELGRDCYLKARKAFTQYLNEQFQQYFR; from the coding sequence ATGATGGTTGACATGAATGTGGGTTACCTGCCGATTGTAACAAAAGCTTGTACGACGAGAGTGCGAATCAGCGATGTAATGATGATTTCCAGGAATTACCGAAAACTGGAGATAAAAGCGGAAAGCGGAGATTTCCAGTATTATGAGAAGCTGGATAATATTGCGGGATGTCTGGGCCGGCAGTTTTACAGGTGTTCGGACGGAATCATCATCAATTTTGAAAAGGTGGAGTGTATGAAGCAGCAAAGCATCACCTTCAGCAACGGATGCAGGGTTGAGCTTGGAAGGGACTGCTACCTGAAGGCGAGAAAGGCGTTTACGCAATATCTGAACGAGCAGTTTCAGCAGTACTTCAGGTGA